From the genome of Streptacidiphilus sp. PB12-B1b:
CCTGACCTCGCTGCTGTTCTTCCTGCCGGTCTTCCTGTTCCGCTCGCCGTACGCCGCCGTGGCCGGGATGACCGTCGCCCACGGCTACCAGTACCTGCTGGTCGTCGGCCTGGTCGCCGGGGGCGGCGGCGCGCCCCGGGCGCAGCGGCTGGTCTCGCTGGCGGTACTGCTCAACCTCGGGCTGGTCCTCGGCCTGGGCCTGAACCTGGCCTCGCACCTGCACACCGGCGGACGCCTCGACCGCGCCGTCTACGGCGCCTACCTGGGCGCGGTGATGGGGCACTTCGTGGTCGACGCCGGACTCTGGAAGCTGCGCGACGATTTCCCCCGCACCTTCCTCGGCCGCAGGCTCCCCTACCTCCTCGGCCGCTGACCCCCGGCCCGGCCGTTGGCCGCCGGGCCCGCCCGGCCGTGGGCCCGCTGCCCGCCGGGCCGCCAGCCGCCAGCGGACCGTCAGCCACGGCCGGACCTCCGGCTGCCGCCGGGGGCCGCCCGGGCGTCGGCTGCCGCCGGGGGCCGCCCGGGCCGGGGGCTGCTGCCGGTGCCTGTCGGGCAGTCAGCTGCCACCGGGGGCCGTCGGGCAGCCAGCTGCCACCGGTGCCCGCCGGGCGTCGGCTGCCGCCGGGGGCCGCCCGGGCCGGGGGCTGCTGCCGGTGCCTGTCGGGCAGTCAGCTGCTGTCGGAGTCCGCCCGGCCGTGGGCCGCTGCCCGCCGGGCAGCCAGCTGCCACCGGGGCCCCGCCCCGGGTCGTCAGCCGCCGCCGCAGCCCCCGGCTGCGCCTGCGGACGGGCCCAGGTACCAGATCAGCACCACCGCCGCGACGGCCAGCCCCAGCAGCAGCGGCAGCGTGACCAGCAGCGCCCGCCGTCGGCTGCCCGGCCGGTCCGCCGCCTGTCCGGCCTCCGCCGCTGGCGGCTGCGCCCCCGCTGCCCGATACGCCTCCGCTCCCGGCTCTGCCTCGGCTGCCGGTACTGCTGGCTGTGCCACCGCGTCCGCCATCATGCCTCCCCCTGGATCGCTCGTGCGCGTGCCTGCTTCGCTGCTGGGACGCGGGAGCGGGGCGGCGGGTTCCGCCGACGGGACGTCAGTAGCGGCTGCCGGTGGGGGCGGGCAGCGCGTCCAGGCGGGCCAGGTCCTCGGCGGTCAGCTCCACCTCGGCCGCGCCCGCGTTGTCCTCCAGGTAGGCGGGGTCTTGGTGCCCGGGATCGGCACCACGTAGCGGCCCTGCGCCAGCACCCAGGCCAGCGCCACCTGGGCCGGGGTCGCCCGGTGCTGCTCGGCGATCCCGCGCACGGCCTGCACCAGCGACTGGTTGGCGGCCATGGCCTCGGCCTGGAAGCGCGGCATGGTCCGCCGCCAGTCGTCCTCCGGGAGGTCCTCGACGGAGGCGAAGCGGCCGGTGAGGAAGCCTCGTCCGAGCGGCGAGAACGGCAGGAAGGCGATGCCCTCGCGCTCGCAGTAGGGCAGCACCTCCGCCAGCGGGTCGCGGGTCCACAGCGACAGCTCCGACTGCACGGAGGCCACCGGGTGCACCGTCCGGGCCCGGCGGATCTCCTCCACGGTCACTTCGGACAGCCCGATCTGCAGCGCCTTCCCGGCCGCCACCGCCTCCGCCAGCGCGCCCCAGGTCTCCTCGACCGGGACGTCCGGGTCCACCCGGTGCAGCTGGTAGAGGTCCACATGGTCGGTGCCCAGGCGGCGTAGGCTCTCGTCGATGGACCGGCGGACGTGCTCCGGCCGCCCGTTGCGGACCAGCGGGGCGGTCGCCGAGTCCGCCGCGGGGTTCCGGGTCAGCCCCACCTTGGTGGCCAGGACCACCCGCTCCCGCCAGCCGTCCGCCAGCGCCCGGCCGACCAGAGCCTCGTTGGTGTAGGGGCCGTAGGCGTCGGCCGTGTCGATCAGGGTCACCCCGAGGTCGACGGCCCGCCGGATCACCCGGACGGAGGTGTCGTCGTCGTGCCCGGTCGGGTCGTACGCATGGGACATCCCCATGCAGCCCAGCCCGACGACGCCGACCTCAGGACCCTTGCTGCCCAGCGTGGTGGTTCGCATCTGTGTCGCTCTCCTTCGCGGACGTCCCGTACCCGCCCAGCCTGCCCCTTGGAGCGCACTCCAGGTCAAGCCCACGCCGACGGGGGCGTGCCGGGCGGATCGGGGCGGCCGCTGGGCGAAGCGGCCGCTACGCGAAGGGGAAGGCCACGTCGCAGGCGTCCTGGTCGGGCGCGGTGGCCTCCCAGTCGGTGAAGTACACCTCCCTGGGCTCGCCGGAGACCCGGTGGCCCCGGCCGGTCACCCAGGCGGAGACCGCCTCGTACGCCGACAGGATCTGTGGGAACTCCACCTGGCCCTTGGTCAGCCGGGTGTACGCCTCCCGGTGCCCGGGCTCCTCCCGGACCGCCACGCCGCCCAGGTCCGTGCCGGGCGCGGGCGCCACCGGCACGCACACCTCCACCGGGCCGTCGCCGTCCTCGTCCACCTCGCCGTGGTAGACGACGAACACGTTCCCGCTGGGGCCGCCGAGCTTCTCGGCGGCGCGCGTCAGCCGGCCGGTGGCGCCGCCGATGAACCCCGGCAGCTCCTCCGGCGACAGGTGTCGCTGCTCCGTCAGTACCCGCTGCGCGGGCACCTCCCGCTCCTTGATGTCGAACATCTCCGTGCTCCCTGCTCCGCCTGACAATCGGATCCGGAGGTGCGCCGCGAGCCCGCGCCGGGCCGCGACCCGCCGCTCCACGCCGTCCCAGTACGCCTCGACCAGCTGCGCCGCCTGCGGGCCGGGCGCCGCCAGCACCTCGGCGACCTCGGCCAGCGGCATGTCGAGCCGCCGCAGCTGGACGATCAGCCGGGCGGTCGCCAGCTGCTCCTCCCGGTAGCGGCGGTATCCGCTGACCGGGTCGACGTCCGCCGGGACCAGCAGTCCCAGCCCGTCGTACAGGCGCAGGGCCTTGGGCGAGAGCCGGGACCGGCGGCCGAAGACGCCGATGCCCAGCAGTGCGCCCTGCGGTGGACGGCTGCCGTCGCCGGGATCGGGGCTCATGGCGCTCCTCCTTGGTACGGGGACCACGGTTCCCTCTGCCCCAGGGGCAGGGTCAACCGTACAGGTCAAGGCTCTTGCGGGCCTTCGGGAACAGGGCGTCGACCAGCTCGTCGTACCAGCTCGCGGCGAAGGTCAGGTCGTACGCGGTGAACGGGATCCCGGCGGCGGCGGACACCTCGGCGGCGCTGAGCCGGTCGAAGCGCACATGGCTCATGTGGACGCTGCGGCGCCCCTCGGCGTCCAGCAGCAGCAGCGTCGCCTTGGTCTGCCCGTACTCGGGCAGCGCCCGATGGCCGACCCAGACCACCTCGGCGACCGGGCTCACCTGCGCCCAGTCCGCCTGCGGGGCCTCGCCCGGTCGCCCCATCGGCAGCGGCACGGGGACGCCGGTGTTGTTGAGGGTGAGGTTCCGCCCGTCCCAGCGCAGCACGGTCATGCCCGGCCGGGAGCGGTCCACCCGGTGCCGGCGCTTGCGGCCGTACGTCGTGCAGGGCGTGGGCGAGGGCTCGCCGGCCGGCTGCCGCAGCTCCGGCTCGGGCAGCCCGGTGACCATCGGGCCGCCGGCCGCGAGCGACCTGCGGCTGATCCTGCGCAGCACCTCCGCTGTCGCGGCGGCCCGCCGCAGCTGTCCCGGCCACAGCCGCCACACCTGGCGTTCGAGCAGCAGCACCAGCAGGGCGGCGCAGGTCAGGGCGGCTCCGGTGTCGGCGGCGGCGTGGGCGCTGCCCAGGGCGTGCCGCCCGTCGAACCGGCGGTCGACGGCCAGGCAGAGCGTGGCGGCGGCCAGTAGCACGGCGCCGATCCGCCAGAACACGCGCCGGTGGCGTTCGCGGAAGCGCAGCGGGTCGGGCAGCCCGGCCTCGGGCGCGCGCCAGACCGGCAGCGAGAGCGCGGCCACCAGCAGGGTCAGGCCCAGGTCGTGGCAGACCTTCAGGCGGCTGCCCGGGACGGCGATGAGCAGCACGCCGGGGAGGGCGACCAGCAGCTGCGGCAGCACGCGGCCCAGCCGGGCGTACCGGCGCCGTCGGCGGTCGGCCGCCGCCAGCAGGGTGGAAATGCCGGACACCGTGACTCCGTTTCAGCTCAGCAGAAGTAGCAGCGAACCTGAATAGTTGATGATGTCAAGTTGTCGGAGTATGCTCCGATCCATGAGCAGCACCACGCCTGCACCCCAGGCCCCCACCAAGGCGGACCTCATCGAGGAGTTCGCCGCGCTGGGCGCAGCCTACTTCCAGGACTTCGCCGCGGTCGCAGCCCGGCACGGCCTGACGTCGGTCCAGGCCAAGGCGCTCGCGGTGCTGGTGCGCACGCCGGTGCCGATGCGCGGCCTGGCCGACGCGCTGGTCTGCGACGCCTCCAACGTCACCGGCCTGGTCGACCGGCTGGAGGTGCGCGGCCTGGTCCGGCGCGAGGTCAGCGCCGTCGACCGGCGCATCA
Proteins encoded in this window:
- a CDS encoding MarR family winged helix-turn-helix transcriptional regulator, translated to MSSTTPAPQAPTKADLIEEFAALGAAYFQDFAAVAARHGLTSVQAKALAVLVRTPVPMRGLADALVCDASNVTGLVDRLEVRGLVRREVSAVDRRIKIVVATEAGADAIRAVRDDMQTTHEALDLLDDQERTVLYDLLTRLRPVLEQSG
- a CDS encoding MerR family transcriptional regulator → MSPDPGDGSRPPQGALLGIGVFGRRSRLSPKALRLYDGLGLLVPADVDPVSGYRRYREEQLATARLIVQLRRLDMPLAEVAEVLAAPGPQAAQLVEAYWDGVERRVAARRGLAAHLRIRLSGGAGSTEMFDIKEREVPAQRVLTEQRHLSPEELPGFIGGATGRLTRAAEKLGGPSGNVFVVYHGEVDEDGDGPVEVCVPVAPAPGTDLGGVAVREEPGHREAYTRLTKGQVEFPQILSAYEAVSAWVTGRGHRVSGEPREVYFTDWEATAPDQDACDVAFPFA